The nucleotide sequence CCAACTCCGGCACCGTCGCCGGAGCCGTCCCCCGCGCCCTCCCCGACCCCTTCGCCAGAGCCCAGACCGGCTCCGGGCCCTGCACCGGCACCCTCCCCCGCGCCGGCGCCGGCACCGGCGCCGCCACCCCCGGAACCGGCCCCTGCCCCGCGGGACGCACCGGAGGGTCAGGACGGAGCGAGGTAGGACACCGCGCGCCGGGCAGCGGGGCCCGCCGCTGGCAAGGATAATGGCTATCATGCATCGAATCAAGGGCGGGGGCGGTGTCTCCCCCGGACGAGGTGGAGCGTGGGGGGCTTGCCGTCATGGAGCTTGATAGCGGTTCCAGAGCGCGTCCCTGGTTGAAGCACTACCCGCCCGAGATACCGAGCCACCTGGAGTACCCGGAAATCAATCTCGCGGCGTGGGTGCAGCAATCCGCGCGCCGCCATCCGGACCGGGCCGCCACGCTTTACTTCGGCGCGCGCCTTTCGTACGCTCGCCTCTTCGAGCAGGTGCGCCGGCTGGCCGGAGGCCTCCGTGCCCTGGGCGTCCGCCCCGGCGACCGTGTGGCGATCATCCTGCCCAATCTGCCCCAGACGGTGATCGCCTACTACGCCGTCCTGTGGCTGGGCGGCGTCGTGGTGATGACCAATCCGCTGTACACCCCGAGGGAGCTTCGCCACCAGCTTGCCGACGCGGAAGCCCGGGTCGTCGTCGCCTTCGACCAGATCCTGCCCCGGGTGCTGGAAGTCGCCTCCGAAGTCGGCCTGCGCCACGTCGTGGTCACCTCTGCGGCCGATTACCTGCCACCTCCTCTGCGGCTCCTGTACCCTCTCAAGCAGGCTGCCCAAAGGCGTCACCAGCGCCGGCCCCATCCGGCGCAGCATCCCGTCGCCCCCTCCCGCCCGCCCGGCCTGCAGGTTCATGCCTTCACGCGTCTGGTACGCTCCCAACCCCTGGACGGGCCTCACCCGGTCGACGCCCGTGAGGACCTGGCCCTCTTGCAGTACACCGGAGGCACGACGGGCACGAGCAAGGGCGTGATGCTCACCCACTTCAACCTGGCCGCCAACTGCACCCAGATCCAGGCCTGGCTCTACAAGCTCGAGGGCCGTCCCACGACGGTGCTGGCCGCGCTGCCCTTCTTCCACGTCTACGGCCTGACCACGGTGCTCAACTTCTCGGTGATGACCGGCTCCACCATGATCCTCACGCCGCGCTTTTCGGCCGCCGAGGTCGTACGCCTCATCGAGCGACACCGCCCGCGGCTTTTCCCCGGCGTGCCGACCATGTACGTCGCCATCACGCAGCTTCCCGACATCGCCCGGCGGGACCTGAGCTCGGTCGAGGCGTGCATCAGCGGGGCCGCTCCGCTCCCGGTGGCCGTGCAGGAGAGCTTCGAGCGGCTCACGGGCGGGCGCCTGGTGGAAGGGTACGGACTGACCGAAGCCTCTCCCGTGACCCACGCCAATCCCATCTGGGGCGCGCGCCGCACGGGGAGTATCGGGCTGCCGTGGCCCGATACCGACGCCAGGATCGTCGACCCGGCGACGGGGGAGCCCCTGCCGCCCGGCAGCGTGGGAGAGCTGGCCGTCCGGGGCCCCCAGGTGATGAAAGGGTACTGGCAGCGCCCGGAGGAGACGGCCGCCGTCTTGCGGGACGGGTGGCTGCTCACCGGGGATCTGGCTCAGATGGACGACGACGGCTACTTCCGCATCGTCGACCGCAAGAAGGACCTGATCATCGCCGGCGGCTTCAACATCTACCCCCGGGAGGTCGAGGAGGTGCTTTACGAGCATCCGGCCGTCCGGGAAGCGGCCGTCGTGGGAGTGACCGATCCGTACCGCGGGGAGACCGTCAAGGCGTACGTCGTGCTCAAGGAGGGGCACGCCGTCACTGCCGCCGAGCTGGAGGCCTTTTGCCGGGAGAGGCTGGCCGCGTACAAGGTGCCGCGGCTTTTCGATTTCCGCGACGAGCTGCCCAAGACCCTCGTGGGCAAGGTGCTGCGCCGGGCCCTGCGGGAAGAGGCCCCACCAGTGCAGGAGGCCGCCGCAAGCGGCCGGGAGCCGCCCGCTACGGCAGGGGGACGTCCTGCGTGACGGTGGCCCAGGTGCCGGTCGCTTTGGCGACCGTGATGGGGGTGCCCTCCTCCGGGTAGAGGTCGATGGTGGCCTCGCCCGTCACGAGCCGGCGGCCCGCCCGCCAGATGACGCCCTGCGCCACCAGGAGCCCCGAACGGGCCGGCAGCAGGAAGTGCACGTGGAGTTCGGCCGTGACGACCGCGGTGCCGGGAGGCACCGCCGAGAAGGCGGCCATCCCGATGGCCTCGTCGGCCAGGGCCATCAGCACCCCGCCGTGTACGATGCCCAGTTCGTTGAGGTGGCGAGGGGCGATGCGCAGCCGCACCTCGGAGCGGCCGTCCCGGGCGCTCGTGCGTTCGAATCCCGTGACCGCGCTGAAGCGCTGTGCAGGAGTCTCGTGCATGGAAGACCGCAGCCGGCCGCGCCGGCCTTCCTTTCCATCGCCGGGTGGGGCGTCCGCCGGCCGGATGGGGGCGGGCGCCGGGTAATAGTCTACAATATAATGGCGAAGGGGGATCATCCCGCGGTGGCATGGGACTGGATGAAACCCGCCTTGCTCGATCTCTCTCGCCAGCTGACGGACCGTGACCTGGAGTTCGTCATCCGGGCCACCTCGTCCCGCCGCACCGACTACGACCGGATCCGGGAGATCGTCCGCGACAAGCCCGATTTCCTGGAGGTGCTCCTGGAAGACGACCGGGTCTTCCAGAAGATGGCGTCGGACGACGATGTCATGCTCAAGGTTTCACCCCAGCTCTTGTTCGCCGTGCTCCTCCGCCGGGCGCGCCGCCTGCTCAAGCAGGCGTCGTTCACCATGGAGCCGCGGCCGGAGGGGGACGTACCCGTCTTCGACGCCTCGAAAGCGGCACAGCTGGTCGAGCAGCCCCGGGTGCTCGACTACCTGGCCAGCATGCTCGCCAGCTTCGTGCGCACCGAGTCGCGCACCTTCCTCGTGCGGCACGGCGCGGTGTACCGGCGGAGGGTGTTCAACGACATGAACGTCGACGACCTGCTCTCTGCAGCCGAGCTGCTCGACCCCCCGCAGCGCTTCCCCATTTACAAGCGGGTCGCAGACGTGAGCTTGTTCATGGTCGGCATCTTCCCCGATCACGTCTCGGGGCGCCGCAGCGCGGGCCGGTCCTGGTGGAGCGCGGTGGCGAGGTCCCAGCGGTTTGCCAGGGACCAGCAGGCCTATGCGGAGATCGGGACGGAGTTTTACCACCGCGCGGCCGAGGACGAGGCAGCCCGCCAGTCCGGGCTGGCGGACGTGATGGTCACCCTCGGCGATCACTTCATGCTGGCCGCCAAACCCCTCAACCTGCTGGCCCGCGACCTGATCCCGATGCGGCGGTTCGCCTGGTTCGGCGCCGGCCCGGCATCGCCGGCGTCCCCATGACGTCCCCCTAAGCAGCGCCAGGCGGCGACCGTCGTCAGGAAGGCCGAGGATCGCCTGCCAGGAGTTTCCCCGGGCCCCGCCGTAGTGTAGCAGCCGGACTCCTGCTACGGGAGGTGGCGGGATTGTCGAGGGCGTGGAGGCGGCGCGGGTCAACGGCAGGAGCCGTGCTGCTGGCCTTGCTGCTGGGGGTCACGACGCCGGCACCGGCCCAGCAGCCGCCGGCGAGCCCGATGCCTGCCGAGCCAGGCGCACCCGTCGAGGCGCGCGCTGCCGCTCCGGCGCCGGAGGAGTTGCGCCTGCCGGGTCTCATCGGGCCTGTGCGGGTGGTGGAGGATACCCTGGGCATTCCCCACGTGGTGGCCCGGACGGAGCACGACGCTGCGTTTGCCATTGGCTACCTGCAGGCCCGGGATCGCCTGTTCGAGATGGACGTGAGCCGGCGGCGTGCCGAAGGGACGCTTGCCGAGCTCGTGGGGAGCGCGGCCCTTTCCGAAGACGTCCAGATGCGCACCCTGGGCCTGTCCCGGGCGGCAGCCAGGTCGCTCGAGCGCCTCTCACCCGGCGCCCGGGGCGAACTCGAGGCGTTTGCGGCCGGGGTCAACGCCTACATCGACGAAGCGGAGCGGGCCGGCGCTCTGCCGGCGGAGTACCGCGCCCTCGAGCTCACGCGGGTGCGCCGCTGGCAGCCGGTCGATTCGGTATCGGTGCTCAAGCTCGTCGGCTTCGGGCTCTCCTTCAGTATGGACGCCCAGTACGCGACCATCCTGCAGGCGTACGTGCGGGCCATGGGGCCCGAGCGAGGGATCCAGGCCGTCTTCTACGACCTGTGGCCGCTGGCCCCCGCTGAAAACGCATTCGTCGTGCCGGACGCGGTGGGCTACGCGCCGGCCTCCGGCTCGCCCCTGGCGGGCGCGATCTCCCAGGACGTCCAGGGACGCGGCGTCGAGGAGATGCTGGCAGGCTGGCTCTCGCAGATGGCGGCCGTGACCGCCCCGTGGGCAGGCGCCGGCAGCAACTGGTTTGTCATCGGGCCGCGCCTGTCCGCGAGCGGCTATCCCCTGCTGGCCAACGACCCGCACCTTCCGCTCACTCATCCTCCCGTCTGGTACCAGCAGCATCTGACCGTGCAGCCGGACGGCGCGGCCCGGCCGTCGCTCAACGTGTACGGGGTGGCCTTCCCGGGGGTGCCGTGGGTCATCCTGGGCCACAACGAACGGATTGCGTGGGGCGCGACCACCAACCCCATCGACCAGACCGACATGTACCTCGAACGGCTCACCCAGCGGGACGGGCAATGGTACGCGCTGTACCGGGGCAACTGGGAGCCGGTGCGGGTGTTGCCCCAGAAGTTCCTGGTCAACGCGGTGGGCAACGGCACGCCCGACGACCTGCAGCCGGCCCCGGCCGGCCAGGTGCCGCAGGCGGTGCTGGAGGTACCCCGCCACGGCCCCATCGTCCGCATCAACCCCGAGCGGCAGGAGGCCCTGAGCGTGCAGTGGACGGGGCTGTACGCCACGCATGACGGCGAGAACTTCTACCGGTGGAACCGGGCCTCCAATCTCCAGGAGTTTCGCGAGGGGCTGCGCTACTTCGACGCCGCCTCGCAGAACTGGGCGTACGCCGACGTGGAGGGCAACATCGCCTACTTTGCCGGGGCGGAGCTGCCCCTGCGGGAGGACCTGGAGGCCGGCGCGGTGGACGGCGGGCCATCGTTCGCGCCGTGGCTGTTGCGGGACGGCACGGGTTTGCGCCGTCATGACTGGATCGCCTGGCCGCCGGGCGAGGCGCTTCCGGGCGACCAGGGCATCCCCTTCCGGGTACTGCCCGAGTCGGAGATGCCGCACGTCGTCAATCCCGCCCAGGGCTTCATCGTTTCCGCCAACAACGACCCCGTAGGGGTGACGGCCGGCGGAGACCCGCTGGCGTGGCGCAGAGCCTCCGGCGGCATCTACTACCTGGGGCCGGCGTTCAGCCCCGGCTTCCGAGCGGCGCGCATCACCGAGCGCATCCGGGAACGGGCCCGGCAGGCGGGCAAGCTCACGGTGCAGGACGCCATGGCCATCCAGAGCGACGTCGTGGAGCTCGAGGCGAAGCGCTTGCTGCCTTTCTTGCTGCGAGCCTGGGAGCGGGCCGGCCTCGGGGAGAAAGCGGTGCCCCAGCTGGCAGCCCTTCGCTCCTCCCGGATGGCGGAGGCCATCGGTTACCTGCAGGATTGGGACGGCTCGACGCCCACGGGACTGCCGGAGGGGTGGGATGGCTCGCCCGGCGTCGCCATTGCTTCCCATGGCCCGGGACAGGCGGTGCGCCCCGCCCACGAGCCGTCGGTGCAGGAGGTCCGGGCCAGCGTGGCGGCCACGTTGTTCAACGTGTGGGTCGGGCAGCTCATCCGGGCCACCGTGGATGCGGCCGTGACGAGAGTCTCCCCGGACCTTCCCTTGCCCGACGGGACGATGGCGGTCAAGGCGATCCTCTACCAGCTGGAGCACTTCGACCGCACCCGGGGCAAGGGCGTTTCGGGCCTCCAGTTTTTCGACGTGCCCGACCTCGCCCTCGACCCGGCCGACGAGCGGGATCTGCTGCTCTTGAGCAGCCTCGACAGAGCGCTCGGGCTCCTGACGGGGCCGGTCTTCGAGCCCGCCTTCGGCAAGGTACGGGATCTGTCGGATCTGCGGTGGGGCAAACTGCACCGCCTGGTGCTGGCGCATCCTCTCGGCGGGACCTTCGGCATCCCGCCCGCGGGAGGCTTCGACGCCCCGGAGTACGCCGCCGGGCTTCCCGTGGACGGGGGATTCGAGGTGGTCGACGCGTCGGGCTTCGACCCCAGAGCCACCACGCCCCAGGCGTTCCGCTTCAGCGGCGGGCCGTCGATGCGCCTGGTCGTGGAGATGAGACCCGGCGCCGTCACCGCTTATAACGTCATCCCCGGCGGGCAGGCGGCCGGTGCAGGAGCGGGCCCGCACTTCGCCGACCTATTGCCCGCCTGGCTCTCCAACCAGGCGTACCGGATCCCGTTCACGCAGCAGGAGGTGGAGGCGGCGGCAGAGCGAGCGTGGGTCATGTCGCCTGCTGCCGGACAGCCCTGAGACAAAAAGGGGCGGCGGGCCCAATGGCCCGCCGCTTTTGCCTTGCGCACGGGGGGCTTGCCGTACGCGCAGCGCAAGAATGAAGGGGTGCTAGAACGCTCCGACCAGTCCTAGCGCGCAGGCCGCACAAAGCCCCGCGGCCGCCAGCGCCATCCCCACGAACGCTACCGAAATCGCCGTCGCAATCGCGGCACAGACCGCACCGCAGAACCGGCGCTTGACCTCCGTCACTGCCTCATCGCCCCCCGCCGAGGCGAGTATACGGCCGGGCGCTTGCCAGACCGTTGCGCGGCGCTTGCAAAAAGCTTGCGAGGAGTACGGAAGCCGCGCCGGGAAAGGACATCGACAACGTTTCGCGTGGAGAGGGTCGGCCACCGGATATGGCACCGCGTGGAAAAGTCGTACTCACGGCCGTGGCGGCGCTCGCCGGAGCGATGGCACAAGCCCTCGCTCCCGGAGTGCGGGCCGGCGCCCCGCCGGCTCCCGCGCCGGAGCAGGTCGTGCAGGCCGCCTGGCAGGCCGTCGCGGACCATTACTTCGACTCCACGTACGGGGGCGTCGACTGGCAGCGAGCCCGGGCGACCTACCTACGCCGGGCCGCCGAGCCCGGCGCCGACGGATATGCCCTCGCGTCGGAGATGGTCGCCCTGCTGAAGGATCCCGGCACTTACGTCCTGCGGCCGCAACAACGGGCGAAGCTCGACGAAGAGGAACGCCGGCTCCGGGTCGACGTGGTGGGGATCGGGGTGCTGCTCAGCGCCGGACCCGGCGGCACTCCTATGGTGCGCCAGGTCTTGCCCGGCGGGCCCGCCCAGCAGGCGGGCGTGCGCCAGGGGATGCTCGTGCTGGAAGTGGACGGGCAGGACGTGCGCAAGCTGTCCATCACCCAGGTGGCTGACCGGATCCGGGGCGCCGCGGGTACGAAGGTCCGCCTGGTCGTCATGGCTCCCGGGGGCGCTCGCCAGGCCTTGACCCTGACCCGGCGAGCCGTCTCGAGCGCCCCTCAGCCGTCGGGCCGGCTCCTGCAGGGGGAAAACATCGGCTACATCTACCTGCCCCACTTCCACGAAGGGATGGAGACGGCGTTCCTGGCAGAACTGCGCAAGCTGATCCGGACCCGGGCGCTCATCCTCGACCTGCGCACCAGCTTTTCCGGGGGGTCGCTCGGGACCCTGTCCCACATCGCGGGGTTGCTGGCCGAAGGGCAGGCGCTGGGCATCCTGACGAGCCGGGAGGAGGTCTTCCCACTGCCGGCGGTCAAGGCCGAGAGCTCCTCCAACCCCCTCGTGCCCGCTCCCACGGCTATCGACGCGTACGCCAGGCCTGTGGCCGTCCTCATCGACGAGAGCACCACGTTCGGCATCCTGGCGTTCGCGCTTCAAGAGATGGGGCGGGCAGTGCTGGTGGGACGTCCCACCCAGCCCGCAACGGGCGATACCCAGCAGCGCTGGGAGCTTCCGGGCGGGGGCCTCATCCAGGTGACGTCGGGGCGCTTTTTCTCCTCCCGGGGCCGCCCGCTGGTAGGCCCGGTGGTGCCCGACGTCACGGTGCCCATGGACGATGAGTGGCTGCGTGCCTGGTACGACGGGTCAGACCTGGACGTCCGGCGGGCGATCCAGGCGTTGCGGCAGCGAGGCGCCGTCTGAGCCGACCGCTGCAGGTATCTGTTGTGGCGGCGCCCCGGAGCGCCCGTCCGCTCCGTCGAGCTGCCCGTCGTCGAACAGCCGGGCCAGTTCGGCGATTTCAGGGCCGGTGATCTCGTGGCGATCGAGCAGCCGGCGGGCGATGGCGTGTACCAGGGGCGCGTTGGCGGCGAGCAGCTCCGAGACCTTGGCCTTCTCCCGCTCGAGCAGGCGGTTGATCCGGGCCTTCAGCTCGTCGTCGGGGGCGCCGGCGCCCAGTGCCCGGTACGAGTAGAGGGTGCCGTCCATCCCGTAGGTGCCGATGTAGGAGGCCGCCAGGCGCGTGGCCGTCTCGAGGTCCCCCGCAGCGCCCGAGAGGCGGGTGCCGAGGAACAGCTCCTCGGCGGCCCGCGCCGCCAGGCTCACCTGGATATTGGCGAGCAGCTCCTCCTGGGTCGTGGAGTAGCGTTCGACGACGGGGCGCGTGGCGGAGAACCCCAGCGCCTCGCCGTGGCGGATGATGGTGGTCTTCACGATGCGTTCGTGAGGCAACAGGCGCAGCTGGGCGACGGCGTGCCCCGCCTCGTGGTATGCCACCCGGCGGCGTTCCTCGGGCAGCATGGAGCGCAGGGGCTGCTTGAGGCCCCACTCGTGCACTTCCCGGGCGTAGGTGATGTCGTCGTACGTGACCCGCCTGCGGCCGTCGAAGTGGGCCTTGACCACTGCCTCGTTGATGACGTGGCGGATCTTGGCCGGCGTGTAGCCCACCATGTCGGCCGCCAGCTCGTCGAGACGCTGCTCCAAGCCGGGGTCGTGGGCGACCTTGCCCAGGTAATACTGGATGACCTCCTTGCGCCCCTCGAAGTCGGGCGGCCCCACCACGATCTGCCGGTCGAAGCGCCCCGGCCGCAGCAGGGCAGGGTCCAGCACCTCCGGGGCGTTGGTCGCCGCCATGGTGAAGACGATGGGCTGGGGGCCAGGCGCCGGCCGGAACCCCAGGCGCCGCAGGAGCCGCGCCCACCACCGGGTCTCGAGGCGCGGCGGATCCATTTGGAGCAGCAGCTCGTTGAGCAGCCCCATGCCCCCGAATATGGGAAACGCCGCCCCGGCCCGCTGGTTGGTGCGACTCACGCCGATGGCGTCGAACTCGTCGAGGAAGACGATGCAGGCGCCGTGCTCGAGGGCGAGCCGGCGCGCCTTTCGGTACATGTTCATGATCTTCAGGTTGGAGACCCCGAAGAACATGTTTTGCACGCTGGCAGCCGAGAGGTAGCCGAAGGGAACTCCCGCCTCCGAGGCGATAGCCTGGGCCAGGTAAGACTTACCCGTGCCCGGGGGTCCGACCAGCAGCATCCCGCGGGAGACCTCGCCACCCATCTGTTTGAAGCCCGTCACACCCTTCAGGAGCGTGACGACGCGCCGGGCCTGCTCGAGCACCTCCGGGTTGCCCCGGTAGTCGTCGAACGTGACGCCCGTCTCTCCGGGCTCGATCCAGTAGATCTGGGCCCGGCCCAGGAACCAGAAGATGGCCACGAACTGGATGATGGCCATGAAGATGAAGAGCAGGATGCTGAAGACCTGGCGGGCGACCGTGAGGGTCCACGCCAGCGTGGTGCCCGGGTCGAGGAAGTACCAGCGTGTGTAGAGCGCGGCGGCCACCAGGGCCCACAGGAGGGCCCGCCACCGGATCCACCATACCCGCCACCGGTTGGCCCCGGCCGCCGGTCTGGCCCGGGTGCGGCCGCGGACAGCTCTGGGCGCCTTTGCCGGGCCAGGCGCCGGTGCGGGGGGCGCTGATGGCGCCGGAAGAGCTGCCACCGGCCTCACCCACGTCCCCTCTCGATGCTTGCCTCGATTATAGCCCGTAGCGTGCCGCTCCGGGGCAAGATATCGCCCGGGAGGGCATGCACGTGCGCCCCGACACCATCCGGTGGTTCGCGGTCCTGAGCCTGGTCCCGTTCATCATGGTGCTCGGCAATTCCATGCTGATCCCGGTCCTGCCCGCGATCCGCTCTCACCTCCACCTTACCATGGTCCAGACCGGCCTGGTGATCACCGCCTTCTCTCTGCCGGCCGCGGTCACCATCCCGTTCGCCGGCGCCCTGTCCGACAGGGTGGGCCGAAAGGCCGTCATGGTGCCCGCCCTGGTGCTGTACGGCATCGGAGGCATCCTGGCGGGCCTGAGCGCCTGGCTGCTGCCGGGCAGGTTCTGGCCCATCGTGGGCGCCCGGGTGCTCCAGGGCATCGGTGCCGGCGGCACGTACCAGCTGTCGATGGCGCTGGTCGGAGACATGTTCCAGAGCACGGAGCGCAGCCAGGCCCTGGGCTGGCTCGAGGCTTCCAACGGGCTCGGCAAGGTGGTGAGCCCGCTTCTGGGAGCACTGGCGGCGCTCGCCTCCTGGTTCTTGCCCTTCTTCCTGTACGGCGTGCTGGCGCTGCCGGTCGCCTTCGGCGTGCACCGGGCAGTCAGGGAGAAGGCGCCCCGGCGGGAGGAGGGCGGCGTTGCCCGCTACCTGCGCCAGATCCCGGAGATCGCCCGGCGGCGGGGTGCCGCCCTGTCGGCCGCCTACGGGGCCGGCATGCTGCTGTTGTTCGCGCTGTTCGGCCTGCTCAGCTTGCTCAGCGACGAGCTCGAGGCCCGCCATCGCCTCTCGCAGCTCGCGCGGGGCGGCATCATCGCCATCCCGGTGGGGATGATGGCCATCGCCTCATTCACGAGCGGCCGCTCTCTGCAGACCCGTCCCGAGCGGCTCAAGCCCCTCTCCGTCATCGGGCTGATCTGCGCCGCGGCGGCCCTGGGGGCGCTGGCGTTCGTCAGCCGGCCGTTGTGGCTCACGATTGCGCTATCGGCGCTGCTCGGGCTCGGGACGGGCCTGACGCTGCCGGCGGTCAACACGCTCATCACCGGTGCCGTCTCCCGTGACCACAGGGGGGTGGTCACGGCGTTCTACGGCACGGTCCGCTTCGGTGGGGTCGCGGTGGGGCCTCCGCTATTCGGCCTTGCGACGCAGGCTACGGCCAGGCTCGCCGTCTTCGCCGGCACGGCGCTTGCCCTGGCCGCCCTCGCCTGGGCGCTATCGGTCGTCCGGGTCTCCTCGGGGCCGAGCCCCGCACAGGCCGGTGGCCCCGCTCAGTTGGCCCCGGCGCCGGGAGGGGTCAAAGGCCAGCCCGACGAGACCTGACGCCCGTCCTGGAGCATGGCCGGGGGGTGGGTACCATGCTTGTGCTTCTTGCGTCTCGCCCTCCTGGCAAGCTCCTTGGCAGCCCGACGCATCGCCTCCCGGCGCCGCGCCGCCAGAGAGGGGTCGTCCACCTCCCGGGCAAAGGCGATGACCTCGGCGATCCACCGGCTCAGGGTCTCCAGGTAGGCGACCAGGTCCCGGCGCTGTTGCGGGGTGATCGAGACCAGGGCGCCGCCTGCCAGGGCGGCGAGCACCCGGCGGAAGCGATCGAGCGCTGCGAAGAGCTTCGAAAAGCCCGCGGGCACCTCACCGGCCCCGGCGCTCTCCTCCGCGCCGCCCGGAGCGTTCCGGCCAGCCGGCTGGCCATCGGCCGCCGCAGCCGCGCCGTCGCCCACCGAAGCCATCAACGGCTCGGCGAGCATCTTGTGCCGGCGGTCGGAAGAAGCATGGCCCCGGACCATGCGTACTGCCTGCTGGATGTTGACGTTGGGCCCGTTGCGCACCAGCTGGGCGACCTGGCGCGTCTCCGCCTTGCTGAGACGGTACTCCAGGACCGCGTCGAGAAGGACGGTCGCGATCCCGGGGCTTCCCAGCCGCGCGGCCAGCGCCTTGGCTTCTGCTACGTGCGATAACGTGAGCGGGGAGTCTCCCCCGGCGAAGTTGTCGACCAGGGCCGCCTGATGGCGCTCGTCGAGATCCAGCACGTCCAACCAGTCGGTCAGGGTGGTGCGGGGCACCCCGAGCCGGGCCGCCGCGGCAGCCTTGCTCAGGTGCTCCTGCTCCATGAAGGAGTGGATGGCCAGCGCGCGTTCCATGGGATTGAGATCCTCGCGCTGCAGGTTTTCGATGAGCTGTATCTGGTGGGCGGTCCCCCTCAGGTCTCGCAGCACCAGCGCCGGCACCGTGTGCTCACCGGCCCGCTTGGCCG is from Limnochorda sp. L945t and encodes:
- a CDS encoding ParB/RepB/Spo0J family partition protein, translating into MAEYRLVPIDRIVVDPNQVRRTFRDDALDGLAQSLREVGMLHPVLVTPLEGGSYRLISGERRLRAAKRAGEHTVPALVLRDLRGTAHQIQLIENLQREDLNPMERALAIHSFMEQEHLSKAAAAARLGVPRTTLTDWLDVLDLDERHQAALVDNFAGGDSPLTLSHVAEAKALAARLGSPGIATVLLDAVLEYRLSKAETRQVAQLVRNGPNVNIQQAVRMVRGHASSDRRHKMLAEPLMASVGDGAAAAADGQPAGRNAPGGAEESAGAGEVPAGFSKLFAALDRFRRVLAALAGGALVSITPQQRRDLVAYLETLSRWIAEVIAFAREVDDPSLAARRREAMRRAAKELARRARRKKHKHGTHPPAMLQDGRQVSSGWPLTPPGAGAN